In the genome of Monodelphis domestica isolate mMonDom1 chromosome 2, mMonDom1.pri, whole genome shotgun sequence, one region contains:
- the SMYD2 gene encoding N-lysine methyltransferase SMYD2 isoform X2 — MLPRKESIKEKKKEDWPMHKLECSAMCVFGENWNPSETVRLTARILAKQKTHHERTSSEKLLAVKEFESHLDKLDNEKRELIQSDIAALHHFYSKHLEYPDNCSLVTLFAQVNCNGFTIEDEELSHLGSAIFPDVALMNHSCCPNVIVTYKGTLAEVRAVQEINPGDEVFTSYIDLLYPTEDRNDRLKDSYFFTCECRECTTKAKDKAKVEIRKLSEPPKAEDIRDMVKYARNVIEEFRRAKHYKSPSELLEICELSQEKMSSLFEDSNVYMLHMMYQAMGVCLYMQDWEGALRYGQKIIKPYSKHYPLYSLNVASMWLKLGRLYMGLEHKASGVKALKKAIVIMEVAHGKDHPYISEIKKEIEDH, encoded by the exons AAGGAAGATTGGCCCATGCACAAGCTGGAGTGTTCTGCTATGTGTGTTTTTGGGGAAAACTGGAATCCCTCTGAGACTGTGAGGCTAACTGCAAGGATCCTGGCCAAACAG AAAACACACCATGAGAGAACATCATCAGAAAAATTGTTGGCTGTGAAGGAATTTGAATCAC ATCTGGATAAGCTGGACAATGAGAAGAGAGAACTAATCCAGAGTGATATTGCTGCTCTCCATCACTTTTATTCTAAGCATCTGGAATACCCAGATAATTGTAGTCTGGTTACACTTTTTGCACAG GTTAATTGCAATGGCTTCACTATTGAAGATGAAGAACTTTCACATTTGGGATCAGCAATATTTCCAGA CGTTGCACTGATGAACCACAGTTGTTGTCCCAATGTGATTGTCACCTATAAAGGGACGTTGGCCGAAGTGAGAGCTGTGCAGGAAATAAACCCTGGAGATGAG gTTTTTACTAGCTATATTGACCTGCTATACCCTACAGAGGATCGGAATGATCGATTAAAAGACTCTTACTTCTTTACATGTGAGTGCCGGGAATGTACCACAAAAGCAAAG gaTAAAGCCAAGGTGGAAATCCGAAAACTGAGTGAGCCCCCAAAGGCAGAAGACATCCGAGACATGGTGAAATATGCACGGAATGTCATTGAGGAATTTAGGAGGGCCAAACATTATAAAT CCCCTAGTGAGCTACTAGAGATCTGTGAGCTCAGCCAGGAAAAGATGAGCTCCTTGTTTGAAGACAGCAATGTGTATATGCTACACATGATGTACCAGGCCATGGGTGTCTGCTTATACATGCAGGACTGGGAAGGTGCCTTGCGCTATGGGCAGAAAATCATTAAGCCCTACAG CAAACATTATCCATTGTATTCCCTGAACGTGGCTTCCATGTGGCTCAAGCTAGGAAGGCTCTATATGGGGCTGGAACACAAAGCTTCTGGAGTAAAAGCCCTGAAAAAG GCTATTGTTATTATGGAAGTAGCTCATGGCAAAGACCATCCTTACATTTCTGAGatcaaaaaggaaattgaagaccaCTGA